The genomic DNA TGGGATTGATTCTTCACCCGCAAGATAAAGTACATTTTTACCAGCAAGCGAGACAATATTAGAAATTTGAAGCAAAAAAGTTGATTTTCCAATCCCAGGATCTCCTGCTATTAGAATTACACTACCAAGCACAATTCCAGAGCCAAGAACTCTATCAAACTCTTCAATACCTGTTAGTTGCCTAACATTATCAACTTGCTTAAAATCTTTCAAAGAATAAATTTCATTTTTCACACTACTTAAATTTTTTACGTAGCCAGCCTTTACTTCAGTATAAGATTCTAAACTTTCCCAACTAAAACACTCAGGGCATTTACCTAGCCATTTTAAAGACTTATATCCACAATTTAAACACTTATAAATTTCCCTTTCTTTATTTTTTGCCATAATATCAATTATTAAACAGAAGGATTAAAATAATTCAACCCTTAATCTTCCTACTTACCAAAACTGTGAACTCTCCTTTTTCTTTTTTATTCTCTTCAAAATATTTCTTCAATTCCAAAGGTTTACCCACCCTATATTCCTCATATACTTTCGTCATCTCACGTCCAACAAGAACATTGGCATCTAAATTTACTAAAGAAATTTCAGATAATAATTTCAAAATTCTATGACTGGATTCAAGGATCACAAATGCATCACCTCTACTATAAAGTTCTTCAATCCTTTTAATCCTCTTAATACCTTTATTTGCCAAAAATCCTTCAAACACTATCACCTTATCTTTAAAAGGATTTACGCTAATAATAGTATTAAAAGAACTCACACCTGG from Borrelia turcica IST7 includes the following:
- the rsmI gene encoding 16S rRNA (cytidine(1402)-2'-O)-methyltransferase; this translates as MLYVVGTPIGNLGDITYRAIDILKLVDVIFAEDTRITKRLLSRYGIVKKLISCNAVTENKRIELLLEYLSSEKSVAFLSDAGTPCLSDPGGLLVDAALKNGYKVCPIPGVSSFNTIISVNPFKDKVIVFEGFLANKGIKRIKRIEELYSRGDAFVILESSHRILKLLSEISLVNLDANVLVGREMTKVYEEYRVGKPLELKKYFEENKKEKGEFTVLVSRKIKG